In one Candidatus Neomarinimicrobiota bacterium genomic region, the following are encoded:
- the recJ gene encoding single-stranded-DNA-specific exonuclease RecJ has product MSTWKNKPVDQQLVGNLQRQFEIPEIMARVLANRGIRSISDSQPFFSPDIDQLHDPFLMLNMEKAAGKVAEEIREGGHILVFGDYDVDGTTGSSMLFLFLRSVGARPSVYIPDREKEGYGLSSRGVDLAVEKGARLLITCDCGISAVEAVEYANSRGIEVIITDHHTPGTALPEAFAILNPKQTGCSYPFKELCGGGVAFKLVCAVAQLIGCGFHYASEHLDLITLGTAADIVPLIDENRIIVSNGIHQLEETARPGLRALLDVCSLSGKELTVGRLIFWVAPRINAAGRLGDANRAVKLLTTEDFGEAVNLARELNNENRSRQTIQQVTVDEAHRKINAEVDLEHQRAIVLWKEGWHPGVIGIVSSKIKEEFHRPVVTIAMNGERGKGSARSISKFDVYEILAKCAPYLDDYGGHPMAAGLNISARNLESFRKAFVDLANESLGPEDMVPELHIDGEMELSVIDKQFMDFMKKLAPYGPGNSRPQFVSRNVQVAGSPRIVGSGDHLKFTARQGSTRYDVIGFNLAKHYEQLITGDPVDLAFRVEENEWKGKKSIQLNLQDIKKSGEKTS; this is encoded by the coding sequence ATGAGTACCTGGAAGAATAAACCCGTTGACCAGCAGCTCGTGGGGAACCTCCAACGCCAATTCGAAATTCCCGAAATCATGGCACGTGTCCTCGCCAACCGGGGTATCCGTTCCATCAGCGATTCGCAGCCCTTCTTCTCACCGGACATCGACCAGCTTCATGATCCCTTCCTCATGCTAAACATGGAGAAGGCAGCAGGAAAAGTGGCTGAAGAGATCCGGGAAGGAGGGCACATTCTGGTCTTCGGTGACTACGATGTTGATGGCACCACGGGATCCTCCATGCTTTTTCTGTTTCTCAGATCAGTGGGTGCCCGTCCTTCTGTTTACATTCCGGATAGGGAAAAGGAGGGATACGGTCTCTCCAGCAGAGGTGTCGATTTAGCGGTGGAAAAGGGCGCTCGTCTTCTCATCACGTGCGACTGCGGCATCAGTGCGGTGGAGGCAGTCGAGTACGCAAACAGTAGAGGCATCGAGGTTATTATCACGGATCATCACACACCCGGAACCGCTCTACCGGAAGCCTTTGCCATTCTTAATCCCAAGCAGACGGGCTGTTCCTATCCCTTCAAGGAATTGTGTGGAGGGGGTGTGGCTTTTAAACTTGTATGCGCCGTGGCCCAGCTGATTGGCTGCGGTTTCCATTACGCCTCAGAACACCTCGATTTGATAACCCTGGGAACCGCGGCAGATATTGTACCTCTCATTGATGAAAATCGAATTATCGTTTCCAATGGAATTCACCAATTGGAGGAGACAGCCAGACCTGGACTGAGAGCTCTTCTGGATGTATGCAGCCTATCGGGAAAGGAGCTCACAGTGGGCAGGCTCATATTCTGGGTTGCACCCAGAATCAACGCGGCAGGACGGTTAGGAGATGCCAACCGGGCGGTGAAGTTACTCACCACCGAAGATTTTGGGGAGGCCGTAAATCTCGCCAGGGAATTGAATAATGAGAATCGCTCTCGACAGACCATTCAGCAGGTAACAGTGGATGAAGCGCACCGGAAGATAAACGCCGAAGTCGATCTGGAACATCAACGAGCGATTGTTCTCTGGAAGGAAGGGTGGCATCCCGGTGTCATCGGGATTGTTTCCTCAAAGATCAAGGAAGAATTCCACAGGCCCGTGGTTACCATCGCCATGAACGGTGAAAGGGGAAAAGGATCGGCCAGAAGCATTTCGAAGTTCGATGTGTATGAAATTCTGGCGAAATGCGCCCCTTATCTTGACGACTATGGTGGACATCCCATGGCGGCCGGACTGAATATTTCAGCCCGGAATCTTGAGAGTTTTCGAAAGGCCTTTGTGGATCTTGCCAATGAATCTCTTGGCCCCGAGGACATGGTTCCGGAATTGCACATTGATGGTGAAATGGAATTGAGCGTTATTGACAAGCAATTCATGGACTTTATGAAAAAACTGGCTCCTTATGGACCCGGCAATAGCCGCCCCCAATTCGTGTCAAGAAATGTTCAGGTGGCAGGATCACCTCGCATTGTGGGTAGTGGCGATCATCTAAAATTCACTGCCAGACAGGGATCGACCCGATACGACGTCATCGGGTTTAATCTCGCGAAGCATTATGAACAGCTAATCACAGGCGATCCCGTTGACCTCGCCTTCCGTGTGGAAGAGAACGAATGGAAAGGAAAGAAGTCCATTCAGTTGAACTTGCAGGATATCAAGAAAAGCGGTGAGAAGACATCATGA
- a CDS encoding C4-type zinc ribbon domain-containing protein, with protein sequence MSELSQLLQLQEVDSKLIELEHLKGDLPRKVEELTSRIEELTLSTKVNEKRLKEITVEIRRIQGEETDRKGKIEKLKDQLYLVKTNREYDALMSEIDHLKGEVDEEELRELELSEENERLEEQVKLDRLETGHMEQELRLRKKELAETISKTERQYKKLMLEREALTPKIDARYMGLYDRVRGAREGVAVVPIVDHACGGCHSRVTSQSLVEIRHGHTIVQCPVCRRILYWRED encoded by the coding sequence GTGTCGGAACTTAGTCAGCTGCTGCAACTCCAGGAGGTAGATTCCAAACTTATCGAGCTGGAACATCTGAAAGGAGATTTACCCAGGAAAGTAGAGGAACTCACCTCAAGAATTGAGGAACTGACGTTGTCCACTAAAGTAAATGAGAAGCGACTCAAAGAAATTACCGTTGAAATTCGCCGGATTCAGGGAGAAGAAACTGATAGGAAGGGCAAGATTGAAAAGCTGAAGGACCAACTCTATCTGGTGAAAACGAACAGGGAGTATGATGCCCTCATGAGCGAAATTGACCATTTGAAGGGCGAAGTTGACGAAGAAGAATTGAGGGAGCTAGAACTGAGTGAAGAGAATGAGAGACTTGAGGAGCAGGTAAAGCTTGACCGGCTCGAGACAGGACATATGGAGCAAGAGTTGCGCTTGAGAAAGAAGGAGTTGGCGGAAACCATTTCAAAAACAGAAAGACAGTACAAAAAACTAATGTTGGAACGTGAAGCATTGACCCCCAAAATAGATGCCCGGTACATGGGGCTGTATGACCGGGTGAGGGGTGCCAGAGAAGGTGTAGCTGTGGTACCCATAGTTGACCATGCGTGTGGAGGCTGTCATTCGCGGGTCACCTCCCAGTCGCTGGTGGAGATCCGCCATGGCCACACCATAGTTCAGTGTCCGGTCTGCCGCCGCATTCTCTACTGGAGAGAAGACTAG
- a CDS encoding DUF971 domain-containing protein — MSPLSMEAYDVVNDILVIRWSDGEESYVSLKKLRDACPCAECAGEKDALGNVYGGYGRPKGETGYEMASLRSVGYYAIQPFWKDGHDTGIYRFELLRSLSSSGDRGSNRDK, encoded by the coding sequence ATGTCACCGTTGTCAATGGAAGCATATGACGTCGTGAATGATATCCTTGTCATCCGGTGGAGTGACGGGGAAGAGAGTTATGTTTCTCTGAAAAAGCTGAGAGATGCGTGTCCTTGCGCCGAGTGTGCCGGAGAAAAAGATGCCCTGGGAAATGTCTATGGAGGCTACGGCCGCCCAAAAGGGGAAACGGGATATGAGATGGCGAGCTTAAGATCCGTGGGGTACTACGCGATTCAGCCTTTCTGGAAGGATGGTCATGACACGGGGATCTACCGTTTTGAGTTGCTGCGCAGCCTCAGTTCCTCCGGGGATCGCGGCTCGAATCGCGATAAATGA